One segment of Rosa chinensis cultivar Old Blush chromosome 6, RchiOBHm-V2, whole genome shotgun sequence DNA contains the following:
- the LOC112172360 gene encoding cysteine-rich receptor-like protein kinase 10 isoform X2, translated as MVSPSTFGLFLSIQLVLLLAQDDQSRFIYYFCSKNGNYTPGSTYQTNLNNLLGSLSSTGNDNGNGFYSSSVGVNSDKVNAFGLCRGDVKAGDCESCVSQAIDPLKRACPVQKEAIIWYDYCMLRYSNESLYGIVTTDPAVFLYNTQNVSSPDEFNRQLKLLLEGLITKAAAGGTDRKFELGTNTTSSSVTIYGSAQCTPDLSLEECTQCLNAALAKIPLYSYGKKGGTAVAPSCILRYEEYDFFYPAPDAPASSPQLETPVSPPPPQPPGKKKNNTSRNIIIAVTIVVSLALIALAIWIYLRFWKTKKPLEDEIMSAEALQFEFDSIRVATNNFSEANKLGRGGFGAVYKGRLWNEEEIAVKRLSRDSAQGDIEFKNEVVLVAKLQHRNLVRLLGFCLERNERLLVYEFVPNASLDHFVFDPIKREQLDWEIRYKIILGIGRGLLYLHEDSRLRIIHRDLKASNILLDAEMNPKIADFGMARLFNIDQTQGETSRVVGTYGYMAPEYVMRGHFSVKSDVYSFGVLVLEVVSGQKNSSFRHEGNLEDLLGYAWNSWKGGTSSNLIDPMLRTGSRPEIVRCIHIGLLCVQQSIGDRPTMAAVIQMLTSNSVNLPVPSQPAFYMYNQGIGSSSDMSLGFESSSGLTWSHSDQFKSNSANKPIVEASSTR; from the exons ATGGTTTCCCCATCAACCTTTGGGCTCTTCTTGTCAATACAACTTGTATTGCTCCTAGCTCAAGACGATCAGTCACGTTTTATATACTACTTTTGCAGCAAGAACGGTAACTACACCCCCGGTAGCACGTATCAGACAAACCTGAACAATCTTCTCGGTTCTCTTTCCTCCACCGGCAACGATAACGGCAACGGTTTCTACAGTTCCTCTGTTGGAGTAAATTCCGACAAAGTTAATGCATTCGGCCTCTGCAGAGGAGATGTCAAGGCTGGTGATTGCGAAAGTTGCGTCAGCCAAGCTATTGATCCTCTCAAAAGAGCTTGTCCTGTCCAGAAGGAGGCCATTATATGGTACGACTATTGCATGTTACGCTACTCGAATGAATCATTATATGGAATCGTGACAACAGACCCTGCTGTGTTTCTGTACAACACACAAAACGTTTCGTCACCGGATGAGTTCAATCGGCAGCTGAAGTTGTTATTGGAAGGACTAATTACTAAAGCTGCAGCAGGAGGTACTGATAGGAAGTTTGAACTGGGCACAAACACAACCTCCAGCTCTGTAACAATATATGGATCTGCACAGTGTACTCCAGATTTGTCGCTGGAAGAATGCACCCAATGCTTAAATGCAGCGTTGGCAAAAATCCCACTATATAGTTATGGGAAGAAAGGTGGGACTGCTGTTGCACCAAGTTGTATCTTAAGGTATGAAGAATACGACTTCTTTTACCCCGCGCCTGATGCACCCGCTTCGTCGCCACAATTAGAAACACCAGTCTCTCCTCCTCCACCACAACCGCCAG gaaagaagaagaacaatacATCTCGGAACATCATCATTGCGGTGACAATCGTTGTTTCTCTGGCACTGATTGCATTGGCAATTTGGATTTATCTGAGATTTTGGAAGACAAAGAAACCACTTGAAG ATGAAATTATGAGCGCAGAAGCCTTGCAATTCGAGTTTGATtccattagagttgctacaaaTAACTTTTCTGAAGCAAATAAGCTTGGACGAGGAGGATTTGGTGCTGTTTATAAG GGTAGGCTTTGGAACGAAGAGGAGATAGCAGTTAAAAGGCTCTCCAGAGATTCTGCACAAGGAGATATAGAATTTAAAAATGAGGTGGTGCTAGTGGCAAAGCTTCAACATCGAAATTTAGTTAGGCTCCTTGGTTTCTGTCTGGAGAGAAATGAAAGACTTCTTGTCTATGAGTTTGTCCCAAATGCAAGTCTTGATCATTTCGTATTTG ATCCAATCAAGCGTGAACAATTGGATTGGGAAATTCGCTACAAGATTATACTAGGGATTGGGCGAGGACTCCTTTACCTTCATGAAGATTCTCGTCTTAGAATTATCCATCGTGATCTCAAAGCAAGTAATATTTTATTAGATGCAGAAATGAACcccaaaattgcagattttggtaTGGCAAGATTGTTTAATATAGATCAAACACAAGGCGAAACCAGTCGAGTTGTGGGAACTTA TGGATATATGGCTCCTGAGTATGTAATGCGCGGACATTTTTCTGTGAAGTCCGATGTCTATAGCTTTGGTGTGTTGGTTTTGGAGGTAGTAAGCGGACAGAAAAATAGCTCTTTTCGTCATGAAGGAAATTTGGAGGATCTTCTAGGCTAT GCATGGAATAGTTGGAAGGGAGGGACATCTTCAAATTTGATAGATCCCATGTTGAGGACTGGTTCGAGGCCTGAAATAGTGAGATGCATCCATATTGGATTGTTATGTGTTCAACAAAGCATAGGTGATAGACCAACCATGGCTGCAGTTATTCAAATGCTTACCAGCAACTCTGTTAATCTCCCAGTACCCTCACAACCAGCATTTTATATGTATAATCAAGGTATTGGATCCTCATCCGACATGTCGTTGGGATTTGAGAGTAGCTCAGGATTGACATGGTCTCACTCTGATCAGTTCAAAAGCAACTCTGCCAACAAACCTATAGTAGAAGCTTCATCTACCCGTTAA
- the LOC112172360 gene encoding cysteine-rich receptor-like protein kinase 15 isoform X1 has protein sequence MVSPSTFGLFLSIQLVLLLAQDDQSRFIYYFCSKNGNYTPGSTYQTNLNNLLGSLSSTGNDNGNGFYSSSVGVNSDKVNAFGLCRGDVKAGDCESCVSQAIDPLKRACPVQKEAIIWYDYCMLRYSNESLYGIVTTDPAVFLYNTQNVSSPDEFNRQLKLLLEGLITKAAAGGTDRKFELGTNTTSSSVTIYGSAQCTPDLSLEECTQCLNAALAKIPLYSYGKKGGTAVAPSCILRYEEYDFFYPAPDAPASSPQLETPVSPPPPQPPGKKKNNTSRNIIIAVTIVVSLALIALAIWIYLRFWKTKKPLEEADEIMSAEALQFEFDSIRVATNNFSEANKLGRGGFGAVYKGRLWNEEEIAVKRLSRDSAQGDIEFKNEVVLVAKLQHRNLVRLLGFCLERNERLLVYEFVPNASLDHFVFDPIKREQLDWEIRYKIILGIGRGLLYLHEDSRLRIIHRDLKASNILLDAEMNPKIADFGMARLFNIDQTQGETSRVVGTYGYMAPEYVMRGHFSVKSDVYSFGVLVLEVVSGQKNSSFRHEGNLEDLLGYAWNSWKGGTSSNLIDPMLRTGSRPEIVRCIHIGLLCVQQSIGDRPTMAAVIQMLTSNSVNLPVPSQPAFYMYNQGIGSSSDMSLGFESSSGLTWSHSDQFKSNSANKPIVEASSTR, from the exons ATGGTTTCCCCATCAACCTTTGGGCTCTTCTTGTCAATACAACTTGTATTGCTCCTAGCTCAAGACGATCAGTCACGTTTTATATACTACTTTTGCAGCAAGAACGGTAACTACACCCCCGGTAGCACGTATCAGACAAACCTGAACAATCTTCTCGGTTCTCTTTCCTCCACCGGCAACGATAACGGCAACGGTTTCTACAGTTCCTCTGTTGGAGTAAATTCCGACAAAGTTAATGCATTCGGCCTCTGCAGAGGAGATGTCAAGGCTGGTGATTGCGAAAGTTGCGTCAGCCAAGCTATTGATCCTCTCAAAAGAGCTTGTCCTGTCCAGAAGGAGGCCATTATATGGTACGACTATTGCATGTTACGCTACTCGAATGAATCATTATATGGAATCGTGACAACAGACCCTGCTGTGTTTCTGTACAACACACAAAACGTTTCGTCACCGGATGAGTTCAATCGGCAGCTGAAGTTGTTATTGGAAGGACTAATTACTAAAGCTGCAGCAGGAGGTACTGATAGGAAGTTTGAACTGGGCACAAACACAACCTCCAGCTCTGTAACAATATATGGATCTGCACAGTGTACTCCAGATTTGTCGCTGGAAGAATGCACCCAATGCTTAAATGCAGCGTTGGCAAAAATCCCACTATATAGTTATGGGAAGAAAGGTGGGACTGCTGTTGCACCAAGTTGTATCTTAAGGTATGAAGAATACGACTTCTTTTACCCCGCGCCTGATGCACCCGCTTCGTCGCCACAATTAGAAACACCAGTCTCTCCTCCTCCACCACAACCGCCAG gaaagaagaagaacaatacATCTCGGAACATCATCATTGCGGTGACAATCGTTGTTTCTCTGGCACTGATTGCATTGGCAATTTGGATTTATCTGAGATTTTGGAAGACAAAGAAACCACTTGAAG AAGCAGATGAAATTATGAGCGCAGAAGCCTTGCAATTCGAGTTTGATtccattagagttgctacaaaTAACTTTTCTGAAGCAAATAAGCTTGGACGAGGAGGATTTGGTGCTGTTTATAAG GGTAGGCTTTGGAACGAAGAGGAGATAGCAGTTAAAAGGCTCTCCAGAGATTCTGCACAAGGAGATATAGAATTTAAAAATGAGGTGGTGCTAGTGGCAAAGCTTCAACATCGAAATTTAGTTAGGCTCCTTGGTTTCTGTCTGGAGAGAAATGAAAGACTTCTTGTCTATGAGTTTGTCCCAAATGCAAGTCTTGATCATTTCGTATTTG ATCCAATCAAGCGTGAACAATTGGATTGGGAAATTCGCTACAAGATTATACTAGGGATTGGGCGAGGACTCCTTTACCTTCATGAAGATTCTCGTCTTAGAATTATCCATCGTGATCTCAAAGCAAGTAATATTTTATTAGATGCAGAAATGAACcccaaaattgcagattttggtaTGGCAAGATTGTTTAATATAGATCAAACACAAGGCGAAACCAGTCGAGTTGTGGGAACTTA TGGATATATGGCTCCTGAGTATGTAATGCGCGGACATTTTTCTGTGAAGTCCGATGTCTATAGCTTTGGTGTGTTGGTTTTGGAGGTAGTAAGCGGACAGAAAAATAGCTCTTTTCGTCATGAAGGAAATTTGGAGGATCTTCTAGGCTAT GCATGGAATAGTTGGAAGGGAGGGACATCTTCAAATTTGATAGATCCCATGTTGAGGACTGGTTCGAGGCCTGAAATAGTGAGATGCATCCATATTGGATTGTTATGTGTTCAACAAAGCATAGGTGATAGACCAACCATGGCTGCAGTTATTCAAATGCTTACCAGCAACTCTGTTAATCTCCCAGTACCCTCACAACCAGCATTTTATATGTATAATCAAGGTATTGGATCCTCATCCGACATGTCGTTGGGATTTGAGAGTAGCTCAGGATTGACATGGTCTCACTCTGATCAGTTCAAAAGCAACTCTGCCAACAAACCTATAGTAGAAGCTTCATCTACCCGTTAA